The genomic segment CCCAGTGGACTCAACAACTCTTTCTGCATGAACAAGAGAACTTGGGAACcacagtgcattttttttttaaataaatttatttatttatttttggctgcgttgggtcttcgttgctgtgcaaaggctttctccagttgcggcaagcgggggctactctttgttgcggtgcccaggcttctcattgctgtggcttctcttgttgccgagcacaggctctaggcgtgcaggctctgtagctgtggctcacaggcttagttgctctgcggcatgtgggatcctcccggaccagggctcgaacacgtgtcccctgaattagcaggcagattctcaaccactgcgccaccagggaagcccccacagtgCAATTTTAATGATCTCAGATAAGGCACAGCAGAGGGCACAGTGATAGGCAGGGGAGGAGACCCGACAGCTCCTTGTTGCTTCCCGACAAACCAGCTGGGCGGGCAGTGGGAAGTGGGAGCTCTCGGTTTGTGGACTGCAGTAGTTGAAACCTTCCAGTAATTTCTTTAAGCTCAGAGAGATCAACGGAAGCGGGGGGGGGCCATCTGGTGGCTGGTGGTTGGAGATGGTTGCAGAGAGGAGGTGAAGGATGGGAGGTGCCCCGCCTCCGGGCGCTCCTGCCACCCTGGCTCCCCCAGCCTCGGGTCTAGTCCACACCCGTGGAGTTGGTCAGGTAGAAGGGACGGATGACGACTTGGAAGCTGCTGAAGGACCCTGCCGGGCAGGGGAAGAAGGAAGCACTCCTGGAGCTGTTGGTGCCCAGGGCGCTGGGGATCAGGGCCTTCCAGCCCTCGAAGTTGGTGACATCCGCCACGAAGTTTCTCCCACAGAGCATCAGGGCCTTGTTTTCATAACCGATGGTGGGATTGGAGTAGCTAGACTTGGAGAGGGCCAGGAGGGGGGGGTCGTCAGAGGAGCATGAGAACCCGTAGTTCCAGCAGCTCTGGACGGTGGGGAGGTAGACTAAAGACCAGGAGACTGAGCTGGCCTGGAAGAGGAAGCTGGGGTGCTGGGGCGTCTTGAAGGACCGGTAGCGGTTGTAACTGGAACCCATCACGGAGGCGCTCCAGGTGGGCGAGGTGTAAAGCCGGGGCTGGTAGGTGTCCTCGGTGAGGTTCAGGCCCCTGTACTGAGCCAGCAGCTCGAAGGGCACGGTGTGGAACTCCAGGGCCTGCAGCATCTTCTTCTGGAACAGCGCCTCGTGACTCCAGTACAGGGACAGGTTAAACTGCAGGGTGAAGAGGTCGCTGGGCGGTATCATGGGGAACCGCACCCTCTCCACCAAGCCCTCCACCTCCCTGCGGGAGATGCGCCTCTCCTGGCTCCATTCATCCAAGGCCAGCAGCACGGCCAGCTCGCTGGGAGTGACCAGCTCATTCCTGGAGAGCAGGTCTCGGAGCACGGCCGTGGGGACGCTCGGCCAGGCCTCGGCCTGCGTCAGGGCCCCGAAGTTCCAGGCCAGGAACTGCATGCAGATCTCCTCCAGCACGGGGTCCCGGGTGGCCAGGGCATAGGCATAGAGGTCCAGGGCCGTCCGGAAAGAGGGGTCCTGGGGGAGGAGGATGGCAAAGAGGTGTCCGCAGTAGCTCTGCAGCTGCTTGGCCCCGGAGGCAGAGGCGAGCTTGTGCAAGCACTTCACCGACGACAGAGAGACGTCGATCCTCCGGGAGTAGAGGTACCTGCGGGGAGACAAGGGCTGATGCCTGGTGATACTCCTTCCCCGCAGGACAGCAGGTGTGCCCTGGTGCACGTGAGCTATTGACCGCTGACACCGCGGTGCTAGCTATTTCAAGGGGCATTCAGAACCCCCTGATTTATCTCCTGGGTCAACGCACATTCCAAGCTCCCGTTTGCTTAGAGCCAGGTGTGGGCGGATCCCAGGCTCTTTGAGGATGTTGCTTCATCCTCATCCGTGAGGGAGGTGGtcccaccacctcctccaccatCACCATCGTCCTCACGGGCCGGACCATGGGCGCCAGGGCCTGCCAGCCATCCCGGGCATCAGCGTTGCCctgcccttcccttcccaccGTCACGCACCTGGCCAGACCCCTTCGGGCCCCCACTGGGTGCCCGTAGGCGCCCCTCTGACCCCAGCACCTGTCAGGTGTTCCCGTGACATAGGCATCGCCGCTGGCCACCTCCTATCTGCCTTCCCCACCAGCCGTGAGCCCCGCGGGCGGCACCCAGTCTGTGCCATCTGCCATGTAACTCAGtgagccaccaggaagccctttgCTGCGTGAAGATGTGTGCAGAGGGAGCCTGCTGGGAGGGGAAATGATAGGCTGTGGCTGCTGTCTCCTGGGACATGGTGAGTGGGGTCCTGCTTTGGGAAGAGCCAAACTCTCCCCATGGCTTCTCTCGAACGCTGAGCCTTCCAGGGAGCAGCGGACCTGGTGGCCACCCTGTCACCTGAACATGGAGCTGGGGGCGcccagagcagagctggggcGCCACAGTGTCCAGTGCCGGTGGCAGAGGTGGGCccgccctcctcccaccctctctgcccTCATGCGCTCAACACATCACGTGATCCTGCTGATGACCGTGAACTCTGGGGCAAAAAAGGGCATCTGCACCCTCTGGCCCGTCGCCCATAGCTGTGTATCCGCCTGGTGGTGGCCTGAGCCCAGGAACCTCCGCCCTGGGCAGCACCCGGACAGCGGACGAGGCACTGCCTCTCTCATAGGCAAGGAGTGCCACCGAGGGCCCCGCAGATGGCCATTGACAAAGGGAGCAAGGAAACCACAGAGTGTCTCCATCACCACCTCTTAATCCCGCTTTGGGGCCAGAGAGGGATGGTTCCCAGCCGCTGGG from the Delphinus delphis chromosome 19, mDelDel1.2, whole genome shotgun sequence genome contains:
- the CANT1 gene encoding soluble calcium-activated nucleotidase 1 isoform X1, with product MAPLRLLWMWLLVAGIHGVKDGDMRLADGDTANEGRVEIYYSGRWGTVCDNLWDLTDASVVCRALGFENATEALGGATFGPGRGPIMLDEVQCTGTEPSLANCSSLGWMKSNCRHDEDAGVICTNETRGIYTFDLSSELPAALEQIFESQKGCDLFIRVKTKEEDELGICAHKLILSTNPEAHGLWKEPSSRVTMEVDTECVPVVRDFIKYLYSRRIDVSLSSVKCLHKLASASGAKQLQSYCGHLFAILLPQDPSFRTALDLYAYALATRDPVLEEICMQFLAWNFGALTQAEAWPSVPTAVLRDLLSRNELVTPSELAVLLALDEWSQERRISRREVEGLVERVRFPMIPPSDLFTLQFNLSLYWSHEALFQKKMLQALEFHTVPFELLAQYRGLNLTEDTYQPRLYTSPTWSASVMGSSYNRYRSFKTPQHPSFLFQASSVSWSLVYLPTVQSCWNYGFSCSSDDPPLLALSKSSYSNPTIGYENKALMLCGRNFVADVTNFEGWKALIPSALGTNSSRSASFFPCPAGSFSSFQVVIRPFYLTNSTGVD